The genomic window CAAATGTGTACTGCAAATGTGAGGATTTTCGTTGGAAATGAATTTCTTTGATCCAATTGTTTGAACTTCTTAAATGACTGTACAAGATTGTTCACCTGCAAAGCGACGACTTTTCTCAATAGATTTTCAGACTTTCATTTATTTAGTTCTGTTATTCCGCTTTtttcaataatgaaaatatattcaagTCTGCTCAACAATCTTATCACAATTTCCTTTGGtcatttaaataaacatttatcacGAAAATGTCATTTCCTTTAATGGGTATTTGGAGTTTCTTTTCACCTAGAAGCTGTAAAATATACCCCGTCTAAATGCAGGTTTATACTATAGCCTGCACTCAAGGTGTGAGCTAGtccaaaaaaatttcttattcCATTTTAGATTTTTACTACACTTAACGGAAAATCGGCAGATTTCAATGGTTTCCATGCGGTGAAGTGTCTTTTTTGGAGCTCTAACCTCTGTCGTATTTCTCAGTCTTAATATTAACCAGCTAGCTTAGTAATAGAGAAACGCTTCAGAAGATCACAACAATCGCTTCATCGGATTTATTTATCTTTGGGCCTTGTTGAAATGAACACACAATGTGAAAATTAAGTAATTGATAGCAACAGTTTTAAAAGAACTTGTTCAAAAGACTCGGATCCTTTTATGTTCATTTCTTTGTCAAGCATAAATTCAGTGTTGATCAAGTACTTTATATTACTTTGGCAAAGAGAAAAGACAGTTGAATTTTATAAGGGCGTGAAGGAGCACATTATTATAGAGAATTGTTACGTTCAATACCTGTGAGACATATTCTCTAgtcattggtaaaaaaaaaagtgatccGCAATGGATTTGGATGACCTAGGAAGTACAAAAGTCGGATCTGATATGGATGTGGTGGTAACAAGTTGAAatctattgaaatgaaattcaatGCTGATTGTTTTGATAATTGCGTGTATTGTTTTAAAACCTTTATTCTAAGCTGTCTTGTTTTCTTGACAGTCAGAGTCATAATTCATTGTAGTTGAAAGTTTGGctggtgttttgattaaatttttaaaaaggttgaAATCTCCAATACTTTTCCCATGCAGTATTTGCcttgaatatatttaattgatctTGCTTTGCATGTGTATTGGAAGTTCTATTGAAAGTTAagccatttatttattttgttatgcaaGTTTGCATAAgtatggatttaaaaaaaactgaggTTCTATATATCACTTTTACAGGACGCTGTTAAGATGAACCAGCTGCAGAATCTTCTGCACGACTCGTTGATTGCGACAGACCATGTACATCACTGCGCCATTATCAGACGGAAGGACTGTAATGTCAGAGCTAGCTCAGTGGGCTTCAATGTAAGTACATCAGTGCAACATGTAGCTTTAAGAGATTCAATTTGCTATGTACGTGTTAATAGGGCTGTAACATATTAGAGCTAGCTCTGTGATCTTCAGTgtacttagtacatgtacacaggGCTGTAATATTAGAGCTAAATCCATGGGTTTCAATGtaagaacatgtacatgtatacagggCTGTCATGCCAGAGCTAGCTCTGTGGGCTTCAATATAAGTACATATATACAGGGCTGTAACATCAGAGCTAGCTCTCTTAGCTtcaatgtaagtacatgtatacagggCTGTAATGTCAGGGCTAGCTCTGTGGGCTttaatgtaagtacatgtacacaggGCTGTAATGTCAGCTAGCTCTGTGGACTttatgaaagtacatgtattcaggGCTGTAATGTCAGAGCTAGCTCTGAGGGCTTTAAAATAAGTACATATATACAGGGTTGTAATGTCAGAGCTAGCATTGTGAACTTCATGTAAGTACGGTACATGTATTCAGGGCTTTTATTTCAGAGCTAGCTCCATGGGCTtcaatgtatgtacatgtatactggacTGTTTGGTCAGAGGTAGCTCTGCATGTAGGCTTCTTTATGCAGAGCTGTAACATCAGAGCTAGCTCTGCAGGCCCCaatgttaaaacatgtatacagGGTTATGTCAGAGCTAAGCTCTGTGGGCTTCAATATATCAGAGCTAGCTCTCTTGGCTTCAATGTAGGAACATGTATACAGGGCTGTAATGTCAGAGCTAGCTCTGTGGGCTTcaaagtaagtacatgtatacagatcTGTAGCATCAGAGCTTGCTCCATTAGCTTTaatgttagtacatgtacatgaatactCGACTGTTATTTGGGCTTCAATgttgatatgtatttacaggCTGTTAAGTAGATGGTCAGTTTAAGTACACATATTGTTCACTTGCATTTAATGTACTATAGGAGGAAGTGCCATCCATTGTTCATATTACAACTACTGAAACCAGTCAATCTTACACAGATTTGAGAGAGATTTTCTATAGTCAGAATCTATTGATGCATTAAATAGCTTTTAATAAGATGATTTCAGATTTATGCTCCCAAGAAACTTTTTATCTAGTAAATAATATAATAGTATATAAAACATTGTATAGTGATGGTTGCTTATTTTTGTAAGACTTTCGTTCTAATTGTACAGCTCCATCATGACCAAGTGCAGATGATGTTGGATGCCTTTAAGAACCCACCCCAGACTCGGGAAGAAGGCATTTACTTCGATGACCAGCAATACAAATGTGTTCGTGCCGACAAGAACTCCATATATGGGAAATGTGTAAGTATACATTTACAAGCTGCCTTATGTGCTGGAATGCATAAAGAGGattaattttattgatacatTGCTCTATCTCTGATGGTTGTGTTTCAGAATTAAGTTTCAATATCAATTCTCTGATTGGCTGAATTTAGTCACATGAAAACAATGTATCTTATAAATCTTATAATTAAACTGTCAAAGTCAAATCTGTACCCAGCTGTACGTGTATTACTTGTTTAAATcttacaaataaattttgttctctATAGGGTACGTACAAGATTTGCTAAATAGCTCATGCATTTTAGATTATTATCTTAAACAGGATAAACGAGGTTTGATATTGGTGAAAACTCAGTCGATGCTCATTGTGGCCACATACACAGAAAACATGTTTCCTAGTGTGTGTGTAGAAGCAGTGGAAAAGCTAGGTAACCCACCTTACTAAAGAATATCCTTCACTGTAAAATACAGAGTTAACTCCCTTATTTTTGTcctattttaatacattttatcaatatattctACTTTTTTGTTTCAGctgattatttcaaagaaaaaggaaaataacaGCAAAAAATAGCCGATAGGAtctgtgatacatgtacatgtaccaataaatgttttgtatacattttactGAACaatcattttgaagcatattttgatattatatttcTCATGTTTACTTATTTGTTGTATAATGTGGCTTTATTTctatattaaagattttattgtaaaaaatgacCAAGATCGTTggttttgaatttattatagGCAGCTGTTAACTGTAAAACTTAGACAAGAAGTTTAggtatatttaaggaataaggaatcattctttgagtattatgaagtgatagtgatcaaatccaataaagcccaaaggggtttatgatagatttgatctcGCCtagaccgaaattatcatctcataatattcaaagaatgattccatattatatttatataatttcaaaccatggtacaattaaatatttaaatataaataagcaaaccccgctggcgcctcaatctggtgtcatttgaagttatgggttatttagtacaaaattaatatgtagtgttatcacaggcaaagacacttgATATGTGAatttataaatgtaatatttactCTAACTGTATATTTCCCccatgtttgcattggaaatctgtgattttcattttttaataccAGGAAAAACCTGATCATGGCATATGCATGAGCACAAATAAACGTCATTGCAAGCTTTGAATAGATTAATActtgtaaaattaattaaaacattcaaacttacataaccaatttgatatgtattaatgaaaaataattgttaagtcatATCTATTCCTCGAAATAAAAAAGACTTTTtgacaaagtttctggcactatattttaaTCTGCAGAAGCGAActacaggtatatacatgtaacatgttttatCATGGCTGTTCCTAATTATGCATATCCCTGAAAAAGAGGTTTATAATAGCTTTAAAGCGATGATACACAAATATTTCTTACAAATaaacattgacaaattatcatattGCGCTAACacacaatatttattttgtttgcaatAAGGCCTGACTAAcaatatccaaaaataagcattgaaTTCAATGCTATACAAAGTAATCAGTGCAGcaagtttgtttattttatcaaagaaatgaCCTgtttaacaagcattctgagagtattgcataagcaatacacgtcccctaccggtttgtattattctatgaaagcttccaagcacacaactatttcagagctattgtaaacgagatgtcatgctttaatcagagataaaagaacagaggaaattaaaactatatagttgatatagaaattaaatacattactatacaaaatagataaaataatactctttatttcatctcctggaatttcgccaagtctattctgtattcgttggtaaaaatttgtgaaaacaatgcactgttatgcacaatatcatttcttgccgtcttctgtaccctgaatcaaaccaaacagttaaacagcccaacccgaaAAGGGAACGGGACGTTTCGCCCCTATTGACGTTTCGCGCTGAGACGTTTCGCTCCTAAAGACCTTTCGCGCTGAGACGTTTCGCacctatattatatatatataattatatatatatatataattaaaattgactttATTGAAAACATATCTACAAATGATCATGTTTAATGTGGTACATTCactgataattttaataatgtaaaaagCGATTATTCTATCCACGttcaaatataattatgtttgtttaGCAATCATTATTAAGTGTCTGAATCGGTTTTCTAAttaagatattataactaatttGGAGGCTCTCCATGTCAAGCTAAAGAGGTgaaattaaacttttatgataaataagatttgaataaatcattaAGTTTTGTCAGTAGAatgatttctcttctaaggaatatttatctcatacgtgtggtgtatattacccgtgtgataaacctttgctatatcacacgggtgatgctatatcaaatacttccggtcggaactacttttgacatagcccctcgcttcaacgcttcagtgacctattttcgaagatttgctagtactttcaacataactatatctactacaaaaattaatataaaattgattttgtcaaagatttaaattacaaatatgaaggaaaacacataactgcgtagcacaggcgtcggaaccggcgGGGGGGGGGTTTGCCCCCACACCTTTTATgttattcataaccgtaaccacaaaacccttttttcttgtttgtcaagatttttgataaatttagcccacttccaactttcaatttgctttgtgaagtttataaaactataaattacgttaactatcaaggagttcatcctgacgacgcgatgaaaacagagcgctctggttgtgtttatatacaagaacttaccgaaataatgtttcatgagacttttattccaccaccagtaagcatccttattcattattttcaactTCGAATCATTaggctagcctagtgtttgtgttattaaacatcatgcatcaacaactgttcctcgttcgagtcaattcaaactaacgagcattcgcaactttgtgtatgtcaacaaacttgattattcaagtcttctaatcggaatttccatttaatcaagtgaataagctctaagaaaaattatctagagctaaaaaattattttaaggtttatttcagtgaaactttacattaaaacagttagatttatctcaggaatgacgtactaaattgtattgcgcaaggtcacaatagccgcataacacaacgttgcatcatcgtttttaatctttgaaaaaaaataaccaatttgggtcacacaagggactgtctcaaaagcttcataatataaatcaaattgtatgagataaatagaacatctataattgtgtgattttatatttgctttatccaactcgttgaaatggttatattcgctcggcaagcctcgcgaatatatacaccatttcaactcgttggataaagcaaatataaaatcacacaatatagatatcctctatatatacaacagataaatttttgtacagggcgacaataattcaattttgctcggCATTTCCACAAAagtatggctaacagaaatttataatccgatgttaatatatatatatatatataattataatcataTATTAGAAAAATTTGATTAGCCAAAGGTGTTAAAACTTATTTAGAGGCTCTCAATGGTAGGTTAATATCAATTTACTGTTACCACATAATTAAAAGCCGCAAAACATCTAAATCAAGCAATCATAATTATGTGTCTCATCAAATTTCTAATTACCCTAAGGTGTTATAACTCATTATTTGGAGGCTCTCCATGCTGATATCAATTTACTGTTGTACCACATAATTAATAGGCGCGAAACATCTCGGGGCGAAACGTCTCAGCGCGAAAGGTCTTTAGGGGCGAACCGTCCCGCACTCACCCGaaaacgaacccgattgtaataatacaaaaaaaacccctgccgattaaatttacaacacaatgcttgtcactattttacagaatttatttgtttgttagaaatgataaaaggaatggtacaagtaacgcacgatattattactgattAATTAAGGTGAAATATCTGCGgcattgccccccccccccccccctgcattTTTACCAGTTTGTTAAATAACACCGTTACATATTATAGAATTGTGACgaaattggttttatttttagttttgctAAAACGTAAGACCAACATTTTCTTAATCAGAACGGTGaatgttaataatttttatttatatgtgaGAACTGCCAGATCATAGGGAGACTGCGTTGTATGCATCACATTTAATTGCCACGAATTGTACGAAGCTACTATAGAGGTATACAGTGGTCTATTGCCATTTATAAGACCCGAATAAGGCATTTTGGAATAGATTACTATGTTCTCTCCGAGTTTGTGTTCTCTTGGATATAAGTCCTGCATAAGGCATTACAAGTAGAGCACAGACATTGATAGAGGTGCACCACAGGCAGAGGTGGAGGAAGCGCAAGATTGACGCAgtgatttgattattatttgGAAGGCAGAACAACAGTGATTTATATTTGCGGGAGATACCCGTCGACCACATTTAGTGGTTATCCAATCAATAGGaaattaaggttttccgctgggaGCGGAacaccttactattattctgaaaatttttaaaatttcttattatttttttttcttctagacgccaactttgatccttaatatctcgctcgtttgttcaccgattgttttgaaattttcaggactgataacatgccgcgtgatgttgtcgttgcatattttatttgaggaaaatccctatccggttttgagttattccccttttagtaggTTTAGccttaacgatgactggcagagtctcaaagatgggctggtttggaagctaatacattgaatttgtgcgagatatattgtatttattatttaaatgcaaataaaaggggtggtatagatgttggaacaaaggtaagaaaaaaaaaataaaaaaaattcgcgtattttccgtgttagttttctacctgataaaaatttgttataagatgtattttaaaagttcttggtcttacccagacctttcattcggtataccgaaaaagggactggcccttataattagggagttagaggcgtccaaagtttcttgtcaataacttaaaaaggaataaaaaattctaatgcattattgaagcaaagttgtaaagaaattaatttttaattcttctatagtattcaatttaatgttttcgtaatttatagtcagtatttgcagaaacaattgttgtcagttcggtccattttttgtTATGATATACTAAGAGATTaattggcgcttgcgttcgataaaaatgcgtgtaaaacgtttgccaatggtctttttaccttcgtaccgggcataaccacagtcccactctgtgaataaaatgcggcgaatcaaactagagacaacgtgttaagatctgtatttgcttataaacatgtagtatcatcgtgcaaaatacactgttcaattataattttttttttactttacttgtaaaattcaacatctgtttcgtaattttttctcacagtttatttcttaaaaagttacttttttatttagtgattgacacttttcagactttatatgtgatttcaaagagacagagtgtcatgtctcaacgACTgctaatctcttaaaacaacattgtgcaattcatttcttggacatcaaagactcattgagtttatttaattattttatatctgtgaacctttcacttagcttacttatatcattacctgttaatttatactcattgttaagattcttaaaAATAGTTATGTGaaattgtcaatgcgcagtctggaatacggcggccagccccggccacgtccgactctccaagagtcttgagtccggaggccactactggccacgtccgacttgtttgtaacatgtctgtctgttaaattgttataatgttgccatcgttgagtctcgtccaataatgtggaatcctgcatcaattgcctgtttatttctctggaactgtatactggtggaccttcgggaatacggcaaacctacccttcgttttagcttacggcccacagcgcgccacaaccttttaccttatacactttacgccaacatccactcacccggttcgtactgcacacgaccgatgcagatccagacgaattctctatcaccgtaaaatctacgcggtcacagatatataatactttgtttctcagtgtttacacatctaatattgtactatggtcagctatcaattttttggaatacgtcacaagtatgacgcagctacgacggaaaacctaatcgttgcttgcaacgagctcgtctctagttgtTCTTATTATTCTCGTGGTCAACAAAAATCTGAGATAACAGGTTAACGGACCTGGTGCAACGCTTGGGTGTAAGACATACACAAGTGTAAAACACACAGCTCGGCCGCGTTGCACATTACATAATTTGGTGGCAGCGTGCGGGATTTTGTTGACCATGGATTCTTACAGAAGTTTGACAGCCACAATAGAGAGGATGGAGAGACACTAaagatcaaagtactgaagtactgacgggagttgattttatcgattatcatttattcaaaatcaacgatatgtgattttgcatggcaagtagtatcagtaatcgaaatatttctgagaaattgtatggatccaggcaagactgaactcttgtcttgttcaaccaaacgctcgactgtctccgtttatctcggACAAGCAAGAGAaactctgttttgtcggatattaacggatacagccaagcgtctggttgaacgagactacattgaactctagcgtaggaatacatacggctttaaaaaatatctaaactgtatgtacaatttaaaatcttactattttcacggtattaataaataagttttcttgaaaaacaatgcttcagaatacatatcatcgaatttatcgattattttcaagaactaagttttgtcagcggtattgatttgtgcttaggtccaaacactgtttcacttttgcTTTGcgcgagtaagtgcataggagagttgattaaaatcaactcccaaaaatgaaagGCGATGCAGAGTCAACACCAACTGCCGAAGGTGGACAGCCAAAGATGACAAGCCAAGAGTCTGGATATGCGACACAGAGGACTGACAAAAAACCGCGGCCGGTATGTCAGCAGACGTACGGTGGTGCACGACCTAAGGTCAAACATCCAGCAGAAAGCAAACCAAAAGGCTTTACACCTTTTGCCCTTGACGACACTGTGAAAGGCGTTTTTTTTACTCGCCTCTGCCAAATAGTTCAACAGACACACGCCGATCAGGAACCATCCAGGTTATTAAGCCAGCCACGTATGATGGTACATCTTCATGACTCGACTACAAGGCGCACTTTGAGGAATGGTTGGACTGAAGAAAGTAATTAAAGGACTGTTTTTGGCTGTGTCG from Magallana gigas chromosome 9, xbMagGiga1.1, whole genome shotgun sequence includes these protein-coding regions:
- the LOC105334064 gene encoding profilin-4 isoform X2, with amino-acid sequence MDLDDLGSTKVGSDMDVVDAVKMNQLQNLLHDSLIATDHVHHCAIIRRKDCNVRASSVGFNLHHDQVQMMLDAFKNPPQTREEGIYFDDQQYKCVRADKNSIYGKCDKRGLILVKTQSMLIVATYTENMFPSVCVEAVEKLADYFKEKGK
- the LOC105334064 gene encoding profilin-4 isoform X3 — translated: MMKDAVKMNQLQNLLHDSLIATDHVHHCAIIRRKDCNVRASSVGFNLHHDQVQMMLDAFKNPPQTREEGIYFDDQQYKCVRADKNSIYGKCDKRGLILVKTQSMLIVATYTENMFPSVCVEAVEKLADYFKEKGK
- the LOC105334064 gene encoding profilin-4 isoform X4; protein product: MDAVKMNQLQNLLHDSLIATDHVHHCAIIRRKDCNVRASSVGFNLHHDQVQMMLDAFKNPPQTREEGIYFDDQQYKCVRADKNSIYGKCDKRGLILVKTQSMLIVATYTENMFPSVCVEAVEKLADYFKEKGK
- the LOC105334064 gene encoding profilin-4 isoform X1; translation: MKFVPTHPEMGDDFKRNPQFQVMGLPDAVKMNQLQNLLHDSLIATDHVHHCAIIRRKDCNVRASSVGFNLHHDQVQMMLDAFKNPPQTREEGIYFDDQQYKCVRADKNSIYGKCDKRGLILVKTQSMLIVATYTENMFPSVCVEAVEKLADYFKEKGK
- the LOC105334064 gene encoding profilin-4 isoform X5 is translated as MNQLQNLLHDSLIATDHVHHCAIIRRKDCNVRASSVGFNLHHDQVQMMLDAFKNPPQTREEGIYFDDQQYKCVRADKNSIYGKCDKRGLILVKTQSMLIVATYTENMFPSVCVEAVEKLADYFKEKGK